A section of the Elizabethkingia anophelis R26 genome encodes:
- a CDS encoding patatin-like phospholipase family protein, whose translation MKKLFLFLGFIMSIFSYSQVKENLVIPPHPKIGLSLSGGGAKGFAHIGVLKVLDSMGVKVDYIGGTSMGAIIGGLYATGYTGKDIENIILNTDFYNVLSSSSPRQQTSFFSKNVDKYLLKIPIQKGKIVLPSSISSGQKNLAMFKELFQNYSSVQDFSKLPIPFFCIATNIETGGVKQLESGDLSQAIMASSAFPGLLDPVKIGDSLYVDGGITINYPSWPLKKKGMDIVIGVNLDQGFEKRDQLNNIVSILNQIITFGISKETRKQLPYTDVNIQPVLTGVNVTSFEEKDKTIKAGYDETLRYSGILRQLPKKDLPVVTNKKIILSEVYKIDAFEVENDNIYNKDYIKGKMGLKIPSRYTYSNINNKIDQLYATNNYSFINYDIVNENGRNILKLNVAEDQNRIFMKFGLHYDEVFKTGLLANLTAKRALFKNSNASLDVVFGDKPRYYFNYLMDNGYIPGFGIYSSGMKLDLKDQDANVYQNWNWFRNEIYIQSVWKDKYAIGGGLSYDIFGQKIGTNRNTFHYYNPYIFIKSDTQDNTEFPTRGIYIDIQAKALDLFKDKQLEDKGAQISGNVKLNIKFSERLTYRVSGFMGVTFGEVPEFYKYRLGGIFEQNLGSFVSFDGYQFGQKTDNNVLRITNSFQYRILKNYYLIASYNAASLFPNIKNTEFLSFRNNSLGLTAGYSSPFGQIKLNYSLPLNQGGKGIFNVVLGHWF comes from the coding sequence ATGAAAAAACTATTTCTTTTTCTTGGGTTTATTATGAGCATCTTTAGCTATTCTCAGGTTAAAGAAAATTTAGTGATCCCTCCGCATCCTAAAATAGGATTATCGCTAAGTGGTGGTGGTGCAAAAGGCTTTGCTCATATAGGAGTTCTGAAAGTTCTGGATTCTATGGGAGTCAAAGTAGATTATATTGGCGGAACCAGTATGGGTGCAATTATTGGAGGCTTATATGCAACCGGATATACCGGAAAAGATATTGAAAACATTATCCTGAATACAGATTTTTATAATGTACTGAGCAGTTCAAGCCCACGCCAGCAAACCTCATTTTTCAGTAAAAATGTAGACAAGTATCTTTTGAAGATCCCGATACAAAAGGGAAAAATTGTATTACCTTCAAGTATTTCTTCAGGTCAGAAAAATCTGGCAATGTTCAAAGAGTTATTTCAAAATTATTCTTCCGTTCAGGACTTCAGCAAACTCCCTATTCCCTTCTTTTGTATAGCAACCAATATAGAAACCGGAGGCGTAAAGCAATTAGAGTCCGGAGATTTATCTCAGGCAATTATGGCAAGTTCTGCTTTTCCCGGTCTTTTGGATCCTGTGAAAATTGGTGACAGCCTATATGTTGATGGTGGAATTACTATTAACTATCCTTCCTGGCCATTGAAAAAGAAAGGAATGGATATTGTGATTGGAGTAAATCTTGATCAGGGATTTGAAAAAAGAGATCAGTTAAATAATATTGTATCTATCCTGAATCAGATCATCACATTTGGTATCTCTAAAGAAACAAGAAAACAATTACCCTATACTGATGTAAATATTCAGCCCGTTCTTACCGGAGTTAATGTCACCAGCTTTGAAGAAAAAGACAAAACCATTAAAGCTGGATATGACGAAACATTACGCTATTCAGGAATTCTGAGGCAGCTTCCTAAAAAAGATCTCCCTGTTGTAACCAATAAAAAAATAATCCTTTCGGAAGTTTACAAAATAGACGCTTTCGAGGTGGAAAACGACAATATATATAACAAAGATTATATCAAGGGGAAAATGGGCCTTAAAATCCCTTCACGGTATACCTATAGTAATATCAATAATAAAATAGATCAGCTATACGCTACCAACAATTATAGCTTCATCAATTATGATATTGTAAATGAAAATGGAAGAAATATTCTAAAGCTTAATGTAGCCGAAGATCAAAACAGAATATTTATGAAGTTTGGACTTCACTATGATGAAGTTTTTAAAACAGGTCTTTTGGCAAACCTTACCGCAAAAAGAGCTTTATTCAAAAACTCCAATGCGAGTTTAGATGTTGTATTTGGAGACAAACCCCGTTATTATTTTAATTATTTAATGGATAACGGATACATACCGGGCTTTGGTATTTATTCATCCGGAATGAAGCTTGATCTAAAAGATCAGGATGCAAATGTATACCAAAACTGGAATTGGTTCCGGAATGAAATTTATATCCAGTCGGTATGGAAAGACAAATACGCCATCGGAGGAGGATTAAGCTATGATATATTTGGTCAGAAAATAGGAACCAATAGAAATACATTCCATTATTACAATCCATACATCTTTATTAAAAGCGATACACAGGATAATACAGAATTTCCTACAAGAGGTATTTATATAGATATACAGGCTAAAGCTTTAGATTTGTTCAAAGATAAACAGCTTGAAGATAAGGGCGCTCAGATTTCCGGAAATGTAAAGCTGAATATCAAATTTTCGGAAAGGCTTACTTATAGAGTTTCCGGATTCATGGGAGTGACTTTTGGTGAAGTTCCGGAGTTTTACAAGTACAGACTTGGTGGAATATTCGAACAGAATTTAGGCTCATTTGTTTCATTTGACGGATACCAGTTTGGTCAAAAAACGGACAATAATGTCCTTAGAATTACAAATAGCTTTCAATACAGAATTTTAAAAAATTATTATCTTATCGCAAGCTATAATGCCGCAAGTCTTTTCCCAAATATTAAAAATACTGAGTTTTTAAGCTTCAGAAATAACTCTTTGGGACTTACTGCCGGGTACAGTTCTCCTTTTGGACAAATTAAACTTAATTATAGCCTTCCGCTTAATCAGGGTGGAAAAGGAATTTTCAATGTAGTATTGGGGCATTGGTTTTAG
- a CDS encoding bifunctional UDP-N-acetylmuramoyl-tripeptide:D-alanyl-D-alanine ligase/alanine racemase gives MKYTAQELASMTNSRITGNKNEVVEQLIFDSRLIFSSKNNAFIALKTQKNNGSKYIKEAIEKGIKVIIADEIYESSGQDITWIITSDTQNFLRQLARHHLQNLNIKTIGITGSNGKTIVKEWLYQCLWDEMRVVKSPKSYNSQIGLPLSILQANNNDELGIFEVGISKPHEMEKQSEVFSPQIGVFTHLGSAHSEYFENEEQLLNEKLKLFEKSEVIIYNGDHPLVKSKIQSLYNNKTLISYGLDISNDILIESPVDQKEAFNIKLLDGYIQIPFTNRDQATLHNALAVIAVLNFLKISDSKIVDKINNLQAVEMRMESIKGERDNLIINDSYNLDLDSLKIALSTLNQYGNKSQKVLVLTDIHDVKDHSEHLYHIVADLVNEHSLGKIYLIGSEITKFAHLFNSKTFSFDNIQELIEDQEFNSIENSLILLKGARKFELENLKKELELQSHDTVLEVNLNAILHNINVHRNFLKPETKMMAMVKAYSYGLGGYEIAEFLQHHNINYLGVAYADEGVDLRKNKVTLPIMVMNPELNSYDTIIDYQLEPEIYSFKVLDLFLKALRKKGIHERYPIHIKLETGMHRLGFRKEDLDELLFKIKENNLRIASIFTHLSSADDPDEREYTLAQIKLYTDNSDYILARTEDKPLRHCLNSPGITNYTDYQFDMVRIGIGMIGYTTNPAIKPLLQSAVCFKTVITQISPLHPGESLGYNRRFKATNDTNIATIAVGYADGIPRLLSNGKGFVGIKGKLYPIQGNICMDMLMVDIGNDPIEEGDDVIIFNGNPSLEKFAEYCQTIPYEVLTSVSRRVKRIYIKD, from the coding sequence ATGAAATATACTGCACAGGAGTTAGCTTCAATGACCAACTCCCGGATTACCGGAAATAAAAATGAAGTTGTTGAACAATTAATTTTCGACAGCAGGCTAATTTTTTCATCAAAAAATAATGCCTTCATTGCTCTGAAGACTCAGAAAAATAATGGTTCCAAATATATTAAAGAAGCTATAGAAAAAGGGATAAAAGTAATTATAGCCGATGAAATATATGAATCTTCCGGACAGGATATAACCTGGATCATAACTTCTGATACGCAGAATTTTCTTAGACAGTTAGCACGTCATCATCTACAAAATCTAAATATTAAAACCATTGGTATTACCGGAAGTAACGGTAAGACTATTGTAAAAGAATGGTTATATCAATGTTTGTGGGATGAAATGAGAGTTGTAAAAAGTCCAAAAAGTTATAACTCCCAGATAGGACTTCCCCTATCTATACTGCAGGCTAATAATAATGATGAGCTTGGAATCTTTGAAGTTGGAATTTCCAAACCTCACGAAATGGAAAAACAATCTGAAGTGTTTTCACCTCAGATTGGAGTATTCACACATCTTGGTTCGGCGCACTCAGAATATTTTGAAAATGAAGAACAGCTTCTGAATGAAAAGCTAAAGCTTTTTGAAAAATCAGAAGTTATTATTTATAACGGAGATCACCCTTTGGTAAAATCCAAAATACAGAGTTTATACAATAATAAAACTCTGATTTCTTACGGATTAGATATATCCAACGATATTTTAATTGAAAGTCCTGTAGATCAAAAAGAGGCTTTTAATATCAAACTTTTAGATGGCTATATTCAGATTCCTTTTACCAATCGGGATCAGGCTACTCTGCACAATGCATTAGCTGTTATTGCTGTACTTAACTTTTTAAAAATTTCAGATTCAAAAATTGTAGACAAAATCAACAATTTGCAGGCTGTGGAAATGCGTATGGAGAGCATTAAAGGAGAAAGAGACAACCTTATTATTAATGACTCCTATAATCTGGATCTCGATTCTCTGAAAATAGCATTGAGTACATTAAACCAGTATGGAAATAAATCACAAAAGGTATTGGTACTTACAGATATACATGATGTAAAAGATCATTCGGAACATCTTTATCATATCGTAGCAGATTTAGTTAACGAACATTCGTTAGGTAAAATATACCTGATAGGATCAGAAATAACAAAGTTTGCTCATCTATTTAATTCTAAAACTTTTTCTTTCGATAACATTCAGGAATTGATTGAAGATCAAGAATTTAACAGTATTGAAAATTCATTGATATTATTGAAAGGGGCTCGTAAATTTGAGCTTGAAAATCTAAAAAAAGAATTAGAGCTTCAGTCTCATGATACTGTTCTGGAAGTAAATCTAAATGCTATTCTGCATAACATTAATGTTCACAGAAACTTTTTAAAGCCGGAAACCAAAATGATGGCTATGGTAAAAGCCTACTCTTATGGATTAGGCGGTTATGAAATTGCTGAATTTTTACAACATCATAATATCAATTATTTGGGCGTCGCTTATGCAGATGAAGGTGTAGACCTAAGAAAAAATAAGGTAACCTTACCTATTATGGTAATGAATCCGGAGCTCAATAGTTATGATACCATTATCGATTATCAGCTGGAACCGGAAATCTATAGTTTTAAAGTTTTAGATCTTTTTCTTAAAGCTTTGAGAAAAAAAGGTATCCATGAAAGATATCCTATTCACATAAAATTGGAAACTGGTATGCACCGTCTGGGTTTCCGAAAAGAAGATCTGGATGAACTCCTTTTTAAAATCAAGGAAAACAACCTCAGAATAGCCAGTATTTTTACTCATCTTTCTTCTGCGGATGATCCTGATGAAAGAGAATATACCTTAGCCCAAATTAAGCTATATACAGATAATTCAGATTATATATTAGCCAGAACAGAAGATAAACCATTAAGACATTGTTTAAATTCACCGGGAATTACCAATTATACCGACTATCAGTTTGACATGGTAAGAATAGGTATAGGAATGATTGGTTATACTACAAACCCAGCTATTAAGCCTTTATTACAAAGCGCTGTATGCTTTAAAACAGTTATTACTCAGATTTCTCCATTACACCCCGGAGAATCACTGGGTTATAACAGAAGATTTAAAGCAACAAATGATACTAATATTGCCACAATAGCTGTTGGTTATGCTGATGGTATACCAAGATTACTAAGTAATGGAAAAGGCTTTGTTGGTATTAAAGGAAAGCTTTATCCTATCCAGGGAAATATATGTATGGATATGCTGATGGTAGACATAGGCAATGATCCTATAGAAGAGGGCGATGATGTAATTATTTTCAATGGAAATCCAAGTCTCGAAAAATTTGCTGAATATTGTCAAACTATTCCTTACGAAGTACTAACTTCAGTTTCGAGACGTGTAAAAAGAATTTATATAAAAGACTGA
- a CDS encoding thymidine kinase: MFLENTINHAKQSGWMEVICGSMFSGKTEELIRRLRRAEMAGQQVEIFKPKIDVRYSDEDIVSHNDNKIRSTAVDTPNEILLLGSNCDVVGIDEAQFFDESVVEVANQLANSGTRVVIAGLDMDFMGRPFGPMPNLMATAEYVTKVHAICKRTGNLANYSLRTSASKDLVQLGETDSYEAVSRRIFWEEMQKQDKNK; encoded by the coding sequence ATGTTTTTAGAAAATACAATTAACCACGCCAAGCAAAGCGGGTGGATGGAAGTGATATGTGGCTCAATGTTTTCCGGTAAAACGGAAGAGCTAATCAGGCGTCTGCGCAGAGCAGAAATGGCAGGTCAGCAAGTAGAAATTTTTAAACCAAAAATTGATGTTCGTTACTCCGATGAAGATATCGTTTCGCACAACGATAACAAAATCCGGAGTACAGCTGTAGATACTCCTAATGAAATTCTGTTACTGGGATCCAATTGTGATGTAGTGGGTATTGATGAAGCACAATTTTTTGATGAAAGTGTTGTAGAAGTAGCCAATCAGTTAGCCAATAGTGGAACAAGAGTCGTTATTGCCGGGCTGGATATGGATTTCATGGGTCGCCCTTTTGGTCCTATGCCTAATCTTATGGCAACAGCCGAATATGTTACAAAAGTTCACGCCATTTGTAAAAGAACAGGAAATTTAGCCAATTATTCATTAAGAACATCTGCCAGCAAAGATTTGGTTCAGCTAGGAGAAACAGACAGCTATGAAGCTGTTAGCCGCCGTATCTTTTGGGAAGAGATGCAAAAGCAAGATAAAAATAAATGA
- the rsmI gene encoding 16S rRNA (cytidine(1402)-2'-O)-methyltransferase: MSGILYFVPTPVGNLEDMTFRAIKVLKEVDYILCEDTRTSGILLKHYEISKPLKSYHLHNEHQATEKVVQDLKNGQNVAIITDAGTPGISDPGYLLAKAGRDNDLEMICLPGATAFVPALVVSGLPNHDFYFAGFLPQKKGRQTKLKQLAEEKKTIVLYESPHKINTTLEQIKEFFGEQTQISLSREISKKFEETKRGTIDELIEFSKSKTLKGEIVLIVNNSI, translated from the coding sequence ATGAGTGGCATATTATACTTTGTACCAACACCGGTAGGCAATCTGGAAGATATGACTTTCAGAGCAATAAAAGTTTTAAAAGAAGTCGATTATATACTTTGTGAAGATACCCGTACTTCAGGAATTCTTCTTAAACATTATGAGATATCTAAGCCGCTGAAATCATATCATTTGCATAATGAACATCAGGCTACCGAAAAAGTTGTTCAGGATCTTAAAAATGGACAGAATGTAGCCATTATTACTGATGCCGGGACTCCCGGAATATCTGACCCCGGCTATCTTCTGGCAAAAGCAGGACGCGATAATGATCTTGAAATGATCTGCCTTCCCGGAGCAACAGCTTTTGTTCCTGCTTTAGTTGTTTCCGGACTTCCTAATCACGATTTCTATTTCGCTGGGTTTTTGCCACAGAAAAAAGGACGTCAGACCAAACTAAAACAACTGGCTGAAGAGAAGAAAACAATTGTTCTTTATGAAAGTCCGCATAAGATTAATACCACGCTGGAACAGATAAAAGAATTCTTCGGAGAACAGACACAGATAAGTTTAAGCCGAGAAATTTCCAAAAAATTTGAAGAAACTAAGCGAGGAACTATTGACGAATTAATAGAGTTTTCAAAAAGTAAAACACTAAAAGGAGAAATTGTTCTGATTGTAAATAACAGCATTTAA
- a CDS encoding alpha-L-fucosidase: protein MLKKTLLTVLLGGSLLGFSQQKYQPTQANLKARTEFQDEKFGMFIHFGLYSELGRGEWVMNNDKIPVNDYAKLKDFFNPIGFNAKEYVSMAKNAGVKYITLVTRHHDGFSMWNTKYSDFNIMNTPFKRDLVKELADECHKQGVKIAFYYSLLDWTRTDYSYWTGRTGKGTGRTEKGNWNDYIQFMKNQLTELLTNYGEVSGIWFDGYWDQMEEEKAGRSEKTYLDWKMPEIYELIHKLQPQCLVGNNHHITPLEGEDFQMFERDIPGQNEHGLSFQKPSQLPLETCATLNDSWGFDLKDNKNKTFKEFLNLLVNAAGSNANLLMNIGPMPNGKVPQPFINSFKEMGEWISVYGESIYGTRGGYLPLQKWGAITQKPGKIYVHILKNNEAKAITLEKFPFKKINSAYLLKDKKTIKYTLKNNTLTFDSYAVDDQNPDTVIVFEGK from the coding sequence ATGCTGAAAAAAACATTATTAACAGTATTACTGGGAGGATCTCTTCTGGGATTTTCTCAGCAAAAGTACCAACCAACTCAAGCCAACTTAAAAGCAAGAACCGAGTTTCAGGATGAAAAATTCGGAATGTTCATCCATTTCGGATTATATAGTGAATTAGGAAGAGGAGAATGGGTCATGAATAATGACAAGATTCCGGTTAATGATTACGCTAAACTGAAAGACTTTTTTAATCCCATCGGGTTCAATGCCAAAGAATATGTTTCTATGGCTAAGAATGCCGGAGTAAAGTATATTACTTTAGTTACACGCCACCATGATGGATTTAGTATGTGGAATACAAAGTATTCAGATTTTAATATTATGAATACCCCTTTCAAAAGAGATTTGGTAAAAGAATTAGCAGATGAATGTCATAAACAAGGAGTGAAAATAGCATTCTATTATTCGCTTTTAGACTGGACAAGAACAGATTATTCGTACTGGACAGGCAGAACAGGAAAAGGAACCGGACGTACTGAAAAAGGCAACTGGAATGATTATATTCAGTTTATGAAAAACCAACTGACAGAACTTTTAACCAACTACGGAGAAGTTTCGGGAATATGGTTTGATGGTTACTGGGATCAGATGGAAGAAGAAAAAGCTGGCAGAAGTGAGAAAACATATCTGGACTGGAAAATGCCGGAGATTTATGAGCTTATACATAAGCTTCAGCCACAATGTCTTGTTGGAAATAACCACCACATTACACCATTGGAAGGTGAAGATTTTCAGATGTTCGAAAGAGATATTCCGGGACAAAATGAGCATGGGCTAAGCTTCCAGAAACCTTCTCAGCTTCCTTTGGAAACCTGTGCAACACTTAACGATTCATGGGGATTCGATTTGAAGGATAACAAAAACAAGACATTCAAAGAGTTTCTGAATCTGTTGGTAAATGCTGCAGGAAGTAATGCCAATTTACTCATGAATATAGGTCCTATGCCTAATGGTAAAGTTCCACAGCCATTTATCAATTCTTTTAAAGAAATGGGTGAATGGATAAGCGTGTATGGAGAGAGTATTTATGGAACCAGAGGTGGTTACCTTCCGCTTCAGAAGTGGGGAGCTATTACTCAGAAACCCGGAAAAATATATGTTCATATACTTAAAAATAATGAGGCTAAAGCAATTACTCTCGAAAAATTTCCATTTAAAAAGATTAATTCCGCATATTTGCTGAAAGATAAAAAAACGATAAAGTATACTTTAAAGAATAATACTTTAACGTTTGACAGCTATGCAGTGGATGATCAGAATCCCGATACTGTGATTGTTTTTGAAGGAAAATAA